A window of Cryptomeria japonica chromosome 3, Sugi_1.0, whole genome shotgun sequence contains these coding sequences:
- the LOC131059774 gene encoding uncharacterized protein LOC131059774 encodes MITKATGLRMDGIRFYKDQKLLDAVVKKFPKDEVEKVKLVKGSHTYYSPKKTTVQHAISEVSKSEEDLGDEDDEDDEGYDTKVDVEVDPHITVLRKRKRKTGQEEHGKGFIIQKQKREDDDSWYKEEEESEDDMEIDSEEVQIISSQKKKAKMLRGEELGAKNCSPLPTKSKDHSMGLAEENSPNKEIKIT; translated from the exons ATGATCACTAAGGCTACGGGTCTGCGGATGGATGGAATCAGATTCTACAAGGACCAGAAGTTGTTGGATGCTGTTGTGAAGAAATTCCCCAAGGACGAGGTGGAGAAAGTGAAACTGGTGAAAGGAAGCCACActtactactcccctaag AAGACCACTGTTCAACATGCTATATCTGAGGTTTCCAAGTCAGAAGAGGATTtaggtgatgaagatgatgaagatgatgaaggatACGACACAAAGGTGGATGTTGAGGTGGACCCCCATATCACCGTGTTGAGAAAGCGTAAAAGGAAAACCGGGCAAGAGGAACATGGTAAAGGGTTTATCATTCAAAAACAAAAGAGGGAGGATGATGATAGTTGGTACaaggaagaagaggagagtgaagatgacatggagaTAGATAGTGAGGAGGTTCAAATTATCTCAAGCCAGAAGAAAAAGGCGAAGATGCTGAGAGGTGAGGAGTTGGGAGCTAAGAACTGTTCGCCTCTTCCTACCAAATCCAAGGATCATAGTATGGGCTTGGCTGAGGAGAACTCCCCCAATAAGGAAATTAAGATAACATAG